From Nicotiana tabacum cultivar K326 chromosome 22, ASM71507v2, whole genome shotgun sequence, one genomic window encodes:
- the LOC107801175 gene encoding ABC transporter G family member 32 isoform X1, translating into MWNSSSENMFTRTSENGANKHEEALVLAALQRSPTYIQARTSIFRDISGEVSLVDVGKMKDQQQKQVLDKLINAINEDTELFFKRVKERFEAVNLEFPKVKVCFQHLKVDAMVHVGDRALPTVPNFIFNMTETFLRQLRIFPSRRKKLSILNNISGFIRPSRLTLLLGPPSSGKTTLLLALAGRLDKDLKMSGKVTYNGHDLKEFIPPRTAAYISQRDSHIAEMTVRETLEFSGRCQGIGFKHDLVMELLRREKNAGIIPDQDIDIFIKAVALGEQTSVVVDYILQILGLDICADTLVGDEMLKGISGGQKKRLTTGELLMGASRVLLMDEISTGLDSSTTYQIVKYLKHTTRAFDGTTLVSLLQPDPETYCLFDDIILLSEGHIVYQGPRESALEFFEFMGFKCPSRKNVADFLQEVTSEKDQGQYWFLNSQYNYVPATKFVEGFQSFHVGNALAQELAIPFDKRDDHPAALSSSTYGVKKSELLKISFSWQMLLLKRNSVVLVFKITQLFLIILIMMSVFFRSTMHHDTLEDGAVYLGALYFAILMVLFNGFLEVPMLIAKLPVLYKQRDLHFYPCWTYTLPSWILSIPTSILESFIWVAATYYVVGFDPQITRCLRQFLLYLSLHQMSIGLFRLMAALGRNMIVANTFGSFAMLVVMALGGFVLSRDSIPSWWIWGYWFSPLMYAQNAASVNEFRGHSWDKRFGDMPLGQMLLKVRSLFPEDYWYWIGVGALIGYTILFNILFTIFLTYLNPLGSQQAVVSKRKIQNKDKEPESEYNIIPFGEFLNHTHSFTGREQKKRRGMVLPFRPLSMCFRDISYYVDVPMELKQQGLAGDKLQLLVNVTGAFRPGVLTALVGVSGAGKTTLMDVLAGRKTGGHIVGNIYISGHPKKQETFARVSGYCEQNDVHSPCLTIHESLLFSAWLRLSSQVDLKTQKAFVEEVEELVELTSLRRALVGLPGVDGLSTEQRKRLTIAVELVANPSIVFMDEPTSGLDARSAAIVMRTVRNIVDTGRTIVCTIHQPSIDIFESFDELLLMKRGGELIYAGSLGNRSCKLVQYFEAIQGVHKIKSGQNPAAWVLEVTSPAEENRLGIDFADIYRKSTLYRQNEEMAESLSKPEEDSVELTFPSKYSQSFFGQFLACLWKQNLSYWRNPQYTAVRFFYTVIISLMFGSICWKFGSKRSTQQDILNAMGSMYAAVLFIGITNASSVQPVVYVERFVSYRERAAGMYSALPFAFAQVTIEFPYVFIQTLIYSTIFYFMASFEWNVWKFVWYIYFMYFTLLYFTFFGMMTTSVSPNHNIAAILAAPFYMMWNLFSGFMISRMRIPIWWRWYYWANPVAWSLYGLLTSQYGEVNEHLRLADGVHTLPIKRFIKEQFGYRHDFLGIAGVAVVGFCILFAVTFAFAIKCFNFQRR; encoded by the exons ATGTGGAACTCTTCCTCAGAGAATATGTTCACAAGAACAAGTGAAAATGGAGCCAACAAACATGAAGAGGCTCTTGTATTAGCTGCTTTGCAGAGATCTCCTACTTATATCCAAGCCCGGACTTCGATTTTTCGGGACATTTCTGGAGAGGTTTCTTTGGTTGATGTTGGTAAAATGAAAGATCAACAACAGAAGCAAGTCTTGGATAAGTTGATTAATGCCATTAATGAAGATACAGAGCTGTTCTTTAAAAGAGTTAAGGAAAGATTTGAGGC GGTGAATTTGGAATTCCCAAAAGTTAAGGTTTGCTTTCAGCATCTTAAAGTTGATGCAATGGTCCATGTAGGAGACAGAGCATTGCCTACAGTTCCAAACTTCATATTCAACATGACTGAG ACTTTCTTGAGACAGTTGAGGATTTTCCCAAGTCGGAGAAAGAAATTATCTATCCTAAACAACATAAGTGGTTTTATAAGGCCTTCAAG GTTGACTCTACTATTGGGTCCTCCAAGCTCTGGAAAAACAACATTGCTTTTGGCACTTGCTGGCCGCCTTGATAAAGATTTGAAG ATGTCAGGAAAAGTTACCTACAATGGACATGATTTGAAGGAGTTTATTCCTCCGCGGACTGCTGCATACATCAGCCAAAGGGATTCACATATTGCAGAAATGACAGTAAGGGAGACACTTGAGTTCTCTGGACGTTGCCAGGGTATCGGTTTTAAGCATG ATTTGGTTATGGAACTTctaagaagagagaaaaatgctGGAATAATTCCTGATCAAGATATTGATATTTTTATTAAG GCAGTAGCATTGGGAGAACAGACAAGTGTAGTTGTAGATTACATTCTACAG ATTTTAGGATTGGATATTTGTGCGGATACATTAGTAGGAGATGAAATGCTCAAAGGGATCTCAGGTGGTCAAAAGAAGCGCCTTACTACTG GTGAGTTGCTAATGGGTGCATCAAGGGTACTCTTAATGGATGAAATCTCAACCGGGCTTGATAGTTCAACTACCTATCAAATTGTCAAGTATTTAAAGCATACGACTCGCGCATTTGATGGGACTACCCTGGTTTCTTTATTACAACCTGACCCTGAAACTTACTGTCTGTTTGATGATATAATTCTTTTAAGTGAGGGCCATATCGTATATCAAGGTCCCCGTGAAAGTGCACTTGAGTTCTTTGAGTTTATGGGTTTCAAATGCCCCTCCAGGAAAAATGTTGCTGATTTTCTTCAAGAG GTAACATCTGAAAAAGATCAAGGGCAGTATTGGTTTCTCAATAGCCAGTACAACTATGTACCGGCAACAAAGTTTGTTGAAGGCTTTCAATCCTTTCATGTTGGTAATGCATTGGCACAAGAGCTGGCTATCCCATTTGACAAACGTGACGATCACCCTGCAGCACTGTCCTCTAGTACTTATGGTGTGAAAAAATCCGAGCTTCTAAAGATCAGTTTTTCCTGGCAGATGTTATTGTTAAAAAGGAACTCAGTTGTGCTTGTTTTCAAAATCACACAG CTCTTTTTGATTATCTTGATAATGATGAGTGTGTTCTTCCGTTCAACAATGCATCACGATACACTTGAAGATGGAGCTGTTTATCTTGGTGCTCTCTACTTTGCAATTCTTATGGTTCTTTTCAATGGCTTCTTGGAGGTGCCTATGCTGATCGCCAAGCTTCCTGTTCTGTACAAGCAGAGGGATTTGCACTTTTACCCCTGTTGGACATATACTCTTCCATCTTGGATTTTGAGTATCCCCACATCAATTTTAGAGTCCTTTATTTGGGTTGCAGCTACATACTATGTGGTTGGCTTTGATCCTCAAATAACTAG GTGCCTCCGTCAgtttttgttgtatctttcattgCATCAGATGTCAATAGGTCTCTTCCGCTTGATGGCAGCACTAGGCAGAAATATGATAGTTGCTAATACTTTTGGATCTTTTGCAATgttggttgtcatggctctcggAGGATTTGTTCTTTCAAGAG ATAGCATCCCAAGTTGGTGGATCTGGGGTTACTGGTTTTCGCCTTTGATGTATGCCCAGAATGCAGCTTCAGTAAATGAGTTCCGTGGCCATTCTTGGGATAAG AGATTTGGGGACATGCCTCTGGGTCAGATGTTATTGAAGGTCCGCAGCTTGTTTCCAGAGGACTATTGGTATTGGATCGGTGTTGGTGCATTGATTGggtatacaatattgttcaacatCCTCTTCACGATATTTCTGACCTACCTTAACC CATTAGGGAGTCAGCAAGCAGTTGTCTCAAAGAGAAAGATccagaacaaggacaaagaaccAGAGAGTGAATATAACATTATTCCATTTGGAGAGTTTTTGAACCACACACACTCATTCACTG GAAGGGAGCAGAAGAAACGAAGAGGCATGGTTCTTCCTTTTCGGCCACTTTCCATGTGTTTTAGAGACATCAGTTACTACGTTGACGTGCCCATG GAACTTAAGCAACAAGGTTTAGCAGGAGATAAACTGCAGTTACTAGTCAATGTTACCGGTGCATTTAGGCCAGGCGTGCTTACTGCATTAGTTGGTGTCAGTGGTGCTGGTAAAACTACACTAATGGATGTTTTAGCTGGTAGGAAAACTGGTGGACATATAGTAGGAAATATCTATATTTCCGGACACCCCAAAAAGCAAGAAACTTTTGCAAGGGTATCTGGATATTGTGAACAGAATGATGTTCATTCCCCCTGCTTAACTATCCACGAGTCACTTCTGTTTTCTGCTTGGCTCCGGTTATCTTCTCAGGTTGATCTGAAAACACAAAAG GCTTTTGTTGAAGAGGTTGAGGAGCTAGTGGAACTAACTTCATTACGTCGAGCTTTAGTTGGCCTACCTGGGGTAGATGGATTGTCAACAGAGCAACGGAAAAGGTTGACGATTGCAGTTGAGCTTGTCGCCAATCCTTCAATAGTATTTATGGATGAACCTACTTCAGGACTTGATGCCCGGTCTGCAGCCATTGTAATGAGAACAGTGAGAAACATTGTCGACACTGGAAGAACAATCGTCTGCACCATCCATCAGCCTAGTATAGATATCTTCGAATCTTTTGACGAG CTTTTGCTCATGAAAAGAGGTGGAGAGCTCATTTATGCTGGTTCACTTGGGAACAGATCATGCAAGCTTGTTCAGTATTTTGAG GCAATTCAAGGAGTTCACAAAATTAAGTCTGGACAGAACCCTGCTGCTTGGGTTCTTGAAGTCACTTCTCCAGCGGAAGAAAATCGCCTCGGCATAGATTTTGCAGACATTTATCGAAAATCAACTTTATATAG GCAAAATGAGGAAATGGCTGAAAGTTTAAGCAAACCAGAAGAAGATTCAGTTGAACTAACTTTCCCAAGCAAGTACTCTCAGTCCTTTTTTGGACAGTTTCTTGCATGTCTTTGGAAGCAAAACCTGTCCTACTGGAGAAATCCACAATATACTGCTGTTCGCTTCTTCTACACGGTCATAATCTCATTGATGTTTGGTAGTATTTGCTGGAAGTTTGGTTCTAAGAG GAGTACTCAGCAGGACATATTAAATGCTATGGGATCCATGTATGCAGCAGTTCTTTTTATTGGAATCACGAACGCGTCCTCTGTCCAACCTGTGGTATACGTTGAAAGATTCGTCTCGTATCGAGAAAGAGCAGCAGGGATGTACTCAGCTCTACCCTTTGCATTTGCACAG GTCACAATTGAATTTCCATATGTTTTCATACAGACACTAATCTATAGTACCATATTCTACTTCATGGCATCTTTCGAGTGGAACGTATGGAAGTTCGTTTGGTACATATACTTCATGTACTTCACACTACTATACTTCACTTTCTTCGGAATGATGACAACTTCAGTCTCTCCAAACCATAACATTGCTGCAATTCTTGCTGCACCATTCTATATGATGTGGAATTTGTTCAGCGGTTTCATGATTTCTCGAATG AGAATCCCTATTTGGTGGAGATGGTATTATTGGGCTAATCCAGTAGCCTGGAGTTTATATGGACTTTTAACATCACAATATGGAGAAGTAAATGAACATCTTAGGCTTGCTGATGGTGTTCATACATTACCAATAAAAAGGTTCATTAAAGAACAGTTTggatataggcatgatttcttaGGCATTGCTGGTGTTGCAGTGGTTGGTTTCTGTATACTATTTGCAGTAACCTTTGCTTTTGCAATCAAATGCTTCAACTTCCAGAGAAGATGA
- the LOC107801175 gene encoding ABC transporter G family member 32 isoform X2, protein MTVRETLEFSGRCQGIGFKHDLVMELLRREKNAGIIPDQDIDIFIKAVALGEQTSVVVDYILQILGLDICADTLVGDEMLKGISGGQKKRLTTGELLMGASRVLLMDEISTGLDSSTTYQIVKYLKHTTRAFDGTTLVSLLQPDPETYCLFDDIILLSEGHIVYQGPRESALEFFEFMGFKCPSRKNVADFLQEVTSEKDQGQYWFLNSQYNYVPATKFVEGFQSFHVGNALAQELAIPFDKRDDHPAALSSSTYGVKKSELLKISFSWQMLLLKRNSVVLVFKITQLFLIILIMMSVFFRSTMHHDTLEDGAVYLGALYFAILMVLFNGFLEVPMLIAKLPVLYKQRDLHFYPCWTYTLPSWILSIPTSILESFIWVAATYYVVGFDPQITRCLRQFLLYLSLHQMSIGLFRLMAALGRNMIVANTFGSFAMLVVMALGGFVLSRDSIPSWWIWGYWFSPLMYAQNAASVNEFRGHSWDKRFGDMPLGQMLLKVRSLFPEDYWYWIGVGALIGYTILFNILFTIFLTYLNPLGSQQAVVSKRKIQNKDKEPESEYNIIPFGEFLNHTHSFTGREQKKRRGMVLPFRPLSMCFRDISYYVDVPMELKQQGLAGDKLQLLVNVTGAFRPGVLTALVGVSGAGKTTLMDVLAGRKTGGHIVGNIYISGHPKKQETFARVSGYCEQNDVHSPCLTIHESLLFSAWLRLSSQVDLKTQKAFVEEVEELVELTSLRRALVGLPGVDGLSTEQRKRLTIAVELVANPSIVFMDEPTSGLDARSAAIVMRTVRNIVDTGRTIVCTIHQPSIDIFESFDELLLMKRGGELIYAGSLGNRSCKLVQYFEAIQGVHKIKSGQNPAAWVLEVTSPAEENRLGIDFADIYRKSTLYRQNEEMAESLSKPEEDSVELTFPSKYSQSFFGQFLACLWKQNLSYWRNPQYTAVRFFYTVIISLMFGSICWKFGSKRSTQQDILNAMGSMYAAVLFIGITNASSVQPVVYVERFVSYRERAAGMYSALPFAFAQVTIEFPYVFIQTLIYSTIFYFMASFEWNVWKFVWYIYFMYFTLLYFTFFGMMTTSVSPNHNIAAILAAPFYMMWNLFSGFMISRMRIPIWWRWYYWANPVAWSLYGLLTSQYGEVNEHLRLADGVHTLPIKRFIKEQFGYRHDFLGIAGVAVVGFCILFAVTFAFAIKCFNFQRR, encoded by the exons ATGACAGTAAGGGAGACACTTGAGTTCTCTGGACGTTGCCAGGGTATCGGTTTTAAGCATG ATTTGGTTATGGAACTTctaagaagagagaaaaatgctGGAATAATTCCTGATCAAGATATTGATATTTTTATTAAG GCAGTAGCATTGGGAGAACAGACAAGTGTAGTTGTAGATTACATTCTACAG ATTTTAGGATTGGATATTTGTGCGGATACATTAGTAGGAGATGAAATGCTCAAAGGGATCTCAGGTGGTCAAAAGAAGCGCCTTACTACTG GTGAGTTGCTAATGGGTGCATCAAGGGTACTCTTAATGGATGAAATCTCAACCGGGCTTGATAGTTCAACTACCTATCAAATTGTCAAGTATTTAAAGCATACGACTCGCGCATTTGATGGGACTACCCTGGTTTCTTTATTACAACCTGACCCTGAAACTTACTGTCTGTTTGATGATATAATTCTTTTAAGTGAGGGCCATATCGTATATCAAGGTCCCCGTGAAAGTGCACTTGAGTTCTTTGAGTTTATGGGTTTCAAATGCCCCTCCAGGAAAAATGTTGCTGATTTTCTTCAAGAG GTAACATCTGAAAAAGATCAAGGGCAGTATTGGTTTCTCAATAGCCAGTACAACTATGTACCGGCAACAAAGTTTGTTGAAGGCTTTCAATCCTTTCATGTTGGTAATGCATTGGCACAAGAGCTGGCTATCCCATTTGACAAACGTGACGATCACCCTGCAGCACTGTCCTCTAGTACTTATGGTGTGAAAAAATCCGAGCTTCTAAAGATCAGTTTTTCCTGGCAGATGTTATTGTTAAAAAGGAACTCAGTTGTGCTTGTTTTCAAAATCACACAG CTCTTTTTGATTATCTTGATAATGATGAGTGTGTTCTTCCGTTCAACAATGCATCACGATACACTTGAAGATGGAGCTGTTTATCTTGGTGCTCTCTACTTTGCAATTCTTATGGTTCTTTTCAATGGCTTCTTGGAGGTGCCTATGCTGATCGCCAAGCTTCCTGTTCTGTACAAGCAGAGGGATTTGCACTTTTACCCCTGTTGGACATATACTCTTCCATCTTGGATTTTGAGTATCCCCACATCAATTTTAGAGTCCTTTATTTGGGTTGCAGCTACATACTATGTGGTTGGCTTTGATCCTCAAATAACTAG GTGCCTCCGTCAgtttttgttgtatctttcattgCATCAGATGTCAATAGGTCTCTTCCGCTTGATGGCAGCACTAGGCAGAAATATGATAGTTGCTAATACTTTTGGATCTTTTGCAATgttggttgtcatggctctcggAGGATTTGTTCTTTCAAGAG ATAGCATCCCAAGTTGGTGGATCTGGGGTTACTGGTTTTCGCCTTTGATGTATGCCCAGAATGCAGCTTCAGTAAATGAGTTCCGTGGCCATTCTTGGGATAAG AGATTTGGGGACATGCCTCTGGGTCAGATGTTATTGAAGGTCCGCAGCTTGTTTCCAGAGGACTATTGGTATTGGATCGGTGTTGGTGCATTGATTGggtatacaatattgttcaacatCCTCTTCACGATATTTCTGACCTACCTTAACC CATTAGGGAGTCAGCAAGCAGTTGTCTCAAAGAGAAAGATccagaacaaggacaaagaaccAGAGAGTGAATATAACATTATTCCATTTGGAGAGTTTTTGAACCACACACACTCATTCACTG GAAGGGAGCAGAAGAAACGAAGAGGCATGGTTCTTCCTTTTCGGCCACTTTCCATGTGTTTTAGAGACATCAGTTACTACGTTGACGTGCCCATG GAACTTAAGCAACAAGGTTTAGCAGGAGATAAACTGCAGTTACTAGTCAATGTTACCGGTGCATTTAGGCCAGGCGTGCTTACTGCATTAGTTGGTGTCAGTGGTGCTGGTAAAACTACACTAATGGATGTTTTAGCTGGTAGGAAAACTGGTGGACATATAGTAGGAAATATCTATATTTCCGGACACCCCAAAAAGCAAGAAACTTTTGCAAGGGTATCTGGATATTGTGAACAGAATGATGTTCATTCCCCCTGCTTAACTATCCACGAGTCACTTCTGTTTTCTGCTTGGCTCCGGTTATCTTCTCAGGTTGATCTGAAAACACAAAAG GCTTTTGTTGAAGAGGTTGAGGAGCTAGTGGAACTAACTTCATTACGTCGAGCTTTAGTTGGCCTACCTGGGGTAGATGGATTGTCAACAGAGCAACGGAAAAGGTTGACGATTGCAGTTGAGCTTGTCGCCAATCCTTCAATAGTATTTATGGATGAACCTACTTCAGGACTTGATGCCCGGTCTGCAGCCATTGTAATGAGAACAGTGAGAAACATTGTCGACACTGGAAGAACAATCGTCTGCACCATCCATCAGCCTAGTATAGATATCTTCGAATCTTTTGACGAG CTTTTGCTCATGAAAAGAGGTGGAGAGCTCATTTATGCTGGTTCACTTGGGAACAGATCATGCAAGCTTGTTCAGTATTTTGAG GCAATTCAAGGAGTTCACAAAATTAAGTCTGGACAGAACCCTGCTGCTTGGGTTCTTGAAGTCACTTCTCCAGCGGAAGAAAATCGCCTCGGCATAGATTTTGCAGACATTTATCGAAAATCAACTTTATATAG GCAAAATGAGGAAATGGCTGAAAGTTTAAGCAAACCAGAAGAAGATTCAGTTGAACTAACTTTCCCAAGCAAGTACTCTCAGTCCTTTTTTGGACAGTTTCTTGCATGTCTTTGGAAGCAAAACCTGTCCTACTGGAGAAATCCACAATATACTGCTGTTCGCTTCTTCTACACGGTCATAATCTCATTGATGTTTGGTAGTATTTGCTGGAAGTTTGGTTCTAAGAG GAGTACTCAGCAGGACATATTAAATGCTATGGGATCCATGTATGCAGCAGTTCTTTTTATTGGAATCACGAACGCGTCCTCTGTCCAACCTGTGGTATACGTTGAAAGATTCGTCTCGTATCGAGAAAGAGCAGCAGGGATGTACTCAGCTCTACCCTTTGCATTTGCACAG GTCACAATTGAATTTCCATATGTTTTCATACAGACACTAATCTATAGTACCATATTCTACTTCATGGCATCTTTCGAGTGGAACGTATGGAAGTTCGTTTGGTACATATACTTCATGTACTTCACACTACTATACTTCACTTTCTTCGGAATGATGACAACTTCAGTCTCTCCAAACCATAACATTGCTGCAATTCTTGCTGCACCATTCTATATGATGTGGAATTTGTTCAGCGGTTTCATGATTTCTCGAATG AGAATCCCTATTTGGTGGAGATGGTATTATTGGGCTAATCCAGTAGCCTGGAGTTTATATGGACTTTTAACATCACAATATGGAGAAGTAAATGAACATCTTAGGCTTGCTGATGGTGTTCATACATTACCAATAAAAAGGTTCATTAAAGAACAGTTTggatataggcatgatttcttaGGCATTGCTGGTGTTGCAGTGGTTGGTTTCTGTATACTATTTGCAGTAACCTTTGCTTTTGCAATCAAATGCTTCAACTTCCAGAGAAGATGA
- the LOC107801177 gene encoding uncharacterized protein LOC107801177 has translation MKALNIRRSIISLTSLLSHLTTTQKNPNSKLFSTHSKLKSTRVKPLMKWPLPPPELHHPPKQPTTPLNSPQPQNLTTPNYCPTTFTTLCDLLSDPTIPPGPILENALDKAGIFEVNEPLFLQLFTHFDSSPKPLFTLYLWAEKKEWFKFSVTVFNAMVNALGKGREFDSAWNLILDRLSSIERSNLDTFAILIRRYARAGMLLPAIRTYEFSSNLDFIHALGFENNLFEILLDSLSKEGHVRVASEYFYRRKGQDTNWSPSIRAYNILLNGWFRSRKLKKAERLWAEMKKEGIKPNVVTYGTLVEGLCRICRVEMAIELIGEMKEEGIEPNAVVYNPIIDAFGEAGRFKEASGMMERLSVLESGPTLSTYNSLVKGFCKAGDLIGASKILKMMINRGFMPTATTYNYFFRYFSKFGKIEEGLNLYTKMIESGYVADRLTYHLLVKMLCEQDRLDLAMQIIQEMRAKGFDLDLATSTMLIHLFCKMHRFDDAIEWFRDMIRRGLVPQYLTYQRMCNDLKKQGMTEKVQKLRDMMVSTPHSEKLPNTYIEDGDSSHTRRKSIIEKADKMSDILQTCRNPRQLVKRRTPLENAVLSANQLIENISKRVELV, from the exons ATGAAAGCTCTAAACATCCGCCGCTCCATTATCTCTCTAACTTCTCTTCTCTCACATCTCACCACTACCCAAAAAAACCCTAATTCGAAGCTCTTCTCAACCCATTCAAAGCTGAAATCAACACGAGTAAAGCCCCTGATGAAATGGCCATTACCACCACCTGAACTGCACCACCCACCCAAACAACCCACCACCCCCCTCAATTCACCCCAACCCCAAAACCTCACCACCCCTAATTACTGCCCCACTACTTTCACCACCCTATGTGACCTCCTCAGTGACCCCACCATCCCACCTGGACCTATTCTTGAAAATGCATTGGATAAAGCTGGGATTTTTGAAGTAAATGAGCCTCTGTTTCTTCAACTTTTCACCCATTTTGATTCTTCTCCTAAGCCTTTGTTTACCCTTTACTTATGGGCTGAGAAGAAAGAGTGGTTTAAGTTTTCTGTTACTGTGTTTAATGCTATGGTTAATGCCCTTGGCAAGGGAAGGGAATTTGATTCTGCTTGGAATTTGATACTTGATAGACTCAGTTCTATTGAAAGATCCAATCTTGATACATTTGCAATATTGATCAGACGATATGCAAGGGCAG GTATGCTCTTACCAGCAATTCGAACATAtgaattttcttcaaatttagaCTTTATACATGCTTTAGGCTTCGAAAACAACTTATTTGAGATACTATTAGATTCTttaagcaaagaggggcatgtgAGGGTAGCTTCTGAGTATTTTTATAGACGAAAAGGACAAGACACAAATTGGTCGCCATCTATTCGGGCCTATAATATATTGCTAAATGGATGGTTTCGATCAAGAAAGCTCAAGAAAGCTGAGCGGTTGTGGGCTGAGATGAAAAAGGAGGGCATAAAACCTAATGTTGTAACTTATGGTACCCTTGTCGAAGGATTATGCCGGATATGTAGAGTTGAGATGGCAATTGAATTGATTGGTGAGATGAAAGAGGAAGGAATTGAGCCCAATGCGGTTGTCTACAATCCAATAATAGATGCATTTGGAGAAGCTGGGCGGTTCAAGGAAGCATCAGGAATGATGGAGAGGCTGTCGGTTTTGGAATCTGGTCCAACTCTATCAACTTACAATTCGTTGGTGAAAGGATTCTGCAAGGCAGGAGATCTTATTGGGGCGAGTAAGATTCTTAAGATGATGATAAATAGAGGTTTTATGCCAACAGCAACAACTTATAATTACTTCTTTCGGTACTTCTCCAAGTTTGGGAAGATTGAAGAAGGCTTAAACCTCTATACCAAGATGATTGAATCTGGATATGTTGCAGATCGACTAACATACCATCTGCTGGTAAAGATGCTATGTGAGCAGGATAGATTGGATCTGGCAATGCAAATTATCCAAGAGATGAGGGCAAAGGGTTTTGATTTGGACTTGGCTACAAGTACCATGCTTATACATTTATTCTGCAAGATGCATCGATTTGATGATGCTATTGAGTGGTTTCGTGACATGATTCGGAGAGGACTAGTTCCTCAGTATCTTACATATCAGAGAATGTGCAATGATCTCAAAAAACAAGGAATGACTGAAAAGGTACAGAAACTTAGAGACATGATGGTTTCTACACCCCACTCTGAGAAGTTGCCCAACACATATATTGAAGATGGAGACTCTTCGCATACGAGAAGAAAATCCATCATTGAGAAAGCTGATAAAATGTCAGATATATTACAGACATGTAGAAATCCAAGACAGCTTGTCAAGCGTAGAACTCCCCTTGAGAACGCTGTGCTGAGTGCAAACCAGCTTatagaaaatattagtaaacgAGTGGAATTGGTTTAG